In one window of Pirellulales bacterium DNA:
- a CDS encoding YqgE/AlgH family protein produces MKSLTAHFLIATSDLVDPNFFRTVILLFRHNEEGAAGVVLNRRMNATVKQIWEQISEGPCDCQAPLHMGGPVEGPLMALHGDVSLSEMVVLPEVYVSTGREMLEKLVENDEEPLRFFVGYAGWGEGQLERELRDGSWLVSPATKEQVFGAVEDLWQQLTKTVLSGAFLSALNIKHIPPDPSLN; encoded by the coding sequence ATGAAATCGCTGACCGCCCATTTCCTGATCGCCACCAGCGATCTGGTCGATCCGAACTTTTTCCGCACGGTGATCCTGTTGTTCCGCCACAACGAAGAGGGCGCGGCGGGCGTGGTGTTGAACCGCCGCATGAACGCCACGGTGAAACAAATCTGGGAACAGATCAGCGAAGGGCCGTGCGATTGCCAGGCGCCGCTGCACATGGGCGGCCCGGTCGAAGGGCCGCTGATGGCCCTGCACGGCGACGTCTCGCTTTCGGAAATGGTGGTGTTGCCGGAGGTCTACGTCAGCACCGGCCGCGAGATGCTGGAGAAACTGGTCGAGAACGACGAAGAACCGTTGCGGTTTTTCGTGGGCTACGCCGGCTGGGGCGAGGGCCAGTTGGAGCGCGAGCTGCGCGACGGTTCGTGGCTGGTGTCGCCGGCCACGAAAGAGCAGGTGTTCGGCGCGGTGGAGGATTTGTGGCAGCAGTTGACCAAGACGGTGCTGTCGGGCGCCTTCCTTTCGGCCCTGAACATCAAGCACATTCCGCCGGACCCGTCGTTGAACTGA